One window of Elaeis guineensis isolate ETL-2024a chromosome 11, EG11, whole genome shotgun sequence genomic DNA carries:
- the LOC140852601 gene encoding thaumatin-like protein 1b, translating to MANPSLLFAIFFAALLVQGGLSTTFTFKNNCAKTIWPGIQDNPNVPAFPQTGFTLAASASNSITASSKWAGRIWGRTGCSTNAGRFTCQTGDCGTGQVACNGNGGTPPATLLEFTLDGSGGKDYYDISLVDGFNLPASITPQGVSGCQTTSCSANINTQCPSQLQVTESGTVVACKSACLAFDQPQYCCTGAYNSPKTCKATSYSEFFKKECPQAYSYAYDDSSSTFTCPNGANYLITFCP from the exons ATGGCCAACCCGTCGCTGCTCTTCGCCATTTTCTTCGCTGCCCTCCTCGTCCAAG GTGGGCTTTCGACTACGTTCACCTTCAAGAACAACTGCGCCAAGACGATCTGGCCTGGCATACAGGACAACCCTAATGTCCCTGCTTTCCCGCAGACGGGCTTCACGCTCGCCGCCTCGGCCTCCAACTCGATAACTGCCTCGTCCAAGTGGGCCGGCCGGATATGGGGCCGGACCGGCTGCTCCACCAATGCAGGGAGATTTACATGCCAGACCGGTGACTGCGGCACCGGGCAGGTCGCGTGCAACGGCAACGGTGGCACCCCACCCGCCACGCTGCTTGAGTTCACCCTGGATGGCAGCGGCGGGAAGGATTATTACGACATAAGCTTGGTCGATGGCTTCAACTTGCCGGCCTCCATCACTCCACAAGGTGTGTCGGGCTGCCAAACCACATCATGTTCGGCGAACATCAACACCCAGTGCCCGTCACAGCTGCAGGTGACGGAATCCGGTACTGTCGTCGCCTGCAAGAGCGCTTGCCTGGCTTTTGACCAGCCCCAGTACTGCTGCACTGGAGCCTATAACAGCCCGAAGACATGCAAGGCGACGAGCTACTCCGAGTTCTTCAAGAAGGAGTGCCCTCAGGCTTACAGTTACGCTTATGATGATAGTAGCAGCACCTTCACTTGCCCTAATGGGGCTAATTACCTCATTACCTTTTGTCCTTGA